One Paraglaciecola mesophila genomic region harbors:
- a CDS encoding YdiY family protein: MSDSGGTLPATDSNISATGELGFLYNKGNTNSSSINAKFNISQELEKWSYQAIANTRYKTSKEADDGGDEYDVTTAQRNFISTQIDFKLASPDERIFIYAEYENDRFDIYDYQTLVASGWSERLWRDEFSEFKYSVGPGYAIAEAKNDEDNDDLQGVILRTALEYTLEISKSAQFRQFISTETDPEYTRTKSETSLSTKIFGSLAMKLSFIMEHNSNAEVTQESLDTETAVTLVYQFF, encoded by the coding sequence ATGTCAGATAGTGGTGGAACCCTACCTGCAACTGATAGCAATATATCTGCTACTGGTGAACTAGGCTTTCTGTACAACAAAGGCAACACCAATTCTTCTAGCATCAACGCTAAATTTAACATCAGTCAAGAACTTGAGAAATGGAGTTATCAAGCCATTGCCAATACCCGTTACAAAACGTCAAAAGAAGCGGATGACGGTGGTGATGAATACGATGTGACAACAGCCCAAAGGAATTTTATTTCCACCCAAATCGATTTTAAACTCGCCTCTCCTGATGAACGCATATTTATCTATGCTGAATATGAAAACGACCGTTTCGATATCTATGACTACCAAACGCTGGTAGCCAGTGGTTGGAGCGAACGCCTATGGCGCGACGAATTTAGTGAGTTTAAATACAGCGTAGGACCGGGTTATGCCATTGCCGAAGCTAAAAACGATGAAGACAACGACGATTTACAAGGTGTTATTTTACGTACTGCGTTGGAGTACACATTAGAAATCTCAAAGTCAGCACAATTTCGTCAGTTCATCAGTACAGAAACTGACCCTGAATACACTAGAACAAAATCAGAAACATCACTTTCCACTAAGATATTTGGCTCATTAGCGATGAAACTATCTTTTATTATGGAACACAACAGTAATGCTGAAGTGACCCAAGAGAGCCTAGACACAGAAACGGCCGTCACCCTCGTATATCAATTTTTCTAA